A genomic region of bacterium contains the following coding sequences:
- a CDS encoding helix-turn-helix transcriptional regulator, protein MKRQVKLTEAAFETLKRIRVRLYEHKIGQKKLANAMRCSVDYINRVLNGRTHVSDEQIAKINRLVQRLINDKN, encoded by the coding sequence ATGAAGCGTCAAGTCAAGTTGACGGAAGCAGCGTTTGAAACATTAAAACGAATCCGGGTCAGGCTCTATGAGCACAAGATCGGTCAAAAAAAATTGGCCAATGCAATGCGGTGTTCGGTCGACTATATTAATCGGGTGCTCAATGGCCGGACACATGTTTCTGATGAACAAATCGCCAAAATTAACCGGTTAGTCCAACGCCTAATCAATGATAAAAATTGA